The Deinococcus aestuarii genome includes a region encoding these proteins:
- a CDS encoding phosphotriesterase family protein — MSAQTVTGPVEADQLGLTLPHEHVIFGYPGYQGDVTLGGFDREAVLTQCLQMAEAVKARGVRTVVDATPNECGRDPLFLREVSERSGLNILCSSGYYYEGEGGTTYFKFRFSLGAGVEEVYDMMLREVTEGIGGTGIRAGVLKLASSRDEITPYERVFFQAAARVQRETGVPIITHTQEGTQGPQQAELLVGEGADPNRVMIGHMDGNTDPDYHRETLRHGVNIALDRIGLQGIVGMPLDSDRLRVLEALLGDGYADRILLSHDSIWHWLGRPIPMPEMLLPAVKDWHPLHLFDDILPELERRGITRAQIEQMTVGNPARVFG; from the coding sequence ATGAGCGCACAGACCGTCACCGGACCCGTCGAGGCCGATCAACTCGGCCTGACCCTGCCCCATGAGCACGTGATCTTCGGCTACCCCGGCTACCAGGGGGACGTGACCCTCGGAGGCTTTGATCGGGAGGCCGTGCTGACCCAGTGCCTCCAGATGGCCGAGGCCGTCAAAGCGCGGGGCGTGAGGACCGTCGTGGACGCCACCCCGAACGAGTGCGGGCGCGATCCCCTGTTCCTGCGCGAGGTGAGCGAGCGCTCCGGCCTGAACATCCTCTGCTCCAGCGGCTACTACTACGAGGGGGAGGGCGGCACGACCTACTTCAAGTTCCGCTTCTCTCTGGGCGCGGGCGTGGAGGAGGTTTACGACATGATGCTCCGCGAGGTCACCGAGGGCATCGGGGGAACCGGCATCCGGGCGGGCGTCCTCAAGCTGGCGAGCAGCCGGGACGAGATCACCCCCTACGAGCGGGTCTTCTTCCAGGCGGCGGCCCGCGTGCAGCGCGAGACGGGCGTGCCCATCATCACCCACACGCAGGAGGGCACGCAGGGACCGCAGCAGGCCGAACTCCTGGTGGGCGAGGGCGCCGACCCGAACCGCGTCATGATCGGCCACATGGACGGCAACACCGACCCCGACTACCACCGGGAGACGCTGCGGCACGGGGTCAACATCGCCCTCGACCGTATCGGCCTCCAGGGCATCGTGGGGATGCCGCTCGACAGCGACCGGCTGCGGGTGCTGGAGGCGCTGCTGGGCGACGGATACGCCGACCGCATCCTGCTCTCGCACGACAGCATCTGGCACTGGCTGGGCCGCCCGATTCCCATGCCCGAGATGCTGCTGCCCGCCGTCAAGGACTGGCACCCGCTGCACCTCTTCGACGACATCCTGCCCGAACTGGAGCGCCGGGGCATCACCCGCGCGCAGATTGAACAGATGACGGTCGGGAACCCGGCGCGGGTGTTCGGCTAG
- a CDS encoding HEAT repeat domain-containing protein gives MVADRQTTLDRLARLLEAAATGNPAEEWNALWPAVHQLAEGQDGDLLPHLSRALQHPDGFIRLGALELVGFHYDLADAAELLGQVRFMLLSDSREDVRLAAAAVLGVQADAWDDALVRALTDDLDEDVRRVSFEALLKLLRLGPGPEARWLSEVGDGHLVPTLDALRAIAARYDL, from the coding sequence ATGGTTGCAGATCGGCAAACGACGCTGGACCGCCTCGCACGGCTGCTTGAGGCTGCGGCCACAGGCAATCCTGCTGAAGAGTGGAACGCCCTCTGGCCCGCAGTGCATCAGCTCGCCGAGGGGCAGGACGGCGACCTCCTGCCCCACCTGAGCCGTGCCCTCCAGCATCCTGATGGGTTCATTCGCCTGGGTGCGCTGGAGCTTGTTGGGTTTCACTACGACCTGGCAGACGCCGCCGAACTGCTCGGGCAAGTCCGTTTCATGCTGCTTTCGGACTCACGTGAGGATGTACGCCTGGCCGCTGCCGCTGTCCTTGGCGTACAAGCAGACGCGTGGGATGATGCTCTCGTTCGGGCCTTGACAGATGATCTGGACGAGGATGTTCGCCGGGTCTCCTTCGAAGCGCTCTTGAAATTGTTGAGACTGGGACCTGGCCCGGAAGCCCGTTGGCTGAGCGAGGTTGGTGACGGACACCTCGTGCCGACTCTCGATGCTCTCCGTGCCATAGCTGCTCGCTACGACCTCTGA
- a CDS encoding AAA family ATPase, which produces MSPTLLLVSGLPASGKTHLGSRLARELGWPFVSKDEYKQLLHDHLPELTRAQAGPLSFGIMYHVAGVILAAGGSVVLETHFYLGLSEPKIERLADPHAARVVQLFCEAPLPELKRRHAERVASGARPHIDLPFDHAELPGNACWSPLALDAALLRVDTTTPLDLPDLARWVRHNG; this is translated from the coding sequence ATGTCCCCCACCCTTCTCCTCGTCTCGGGCCTGCCCGCCTCCGGCAAGACGCACCTCGGCTCGCGGCTGGCGCGGGAACTGGGGTGGCCGTTCGTCAGCAAGGACGAGTACAAGCAGCTCCTGCACGACCATCTCCCCGAGCTGACGCGGGCGCAGGCGGGACCGCTGAGCTTCGGGATCATGTACCACGTGGCGGGCGTGATCCTCGCGGCGGGCGGGAGCGTGGTATTGGAGACGCATTTCTATCTGGGGCTGAGCGAGCCGAAGATCGAACGACTGGCCGACCCTCATGCCGCGCGGGTCGTTCAACTCTTCTGCGAGGCACCCCTCCCCGAGCTGAAGCGGCGACACGCCGAACGGGTGGCCTCGGGTGCCCGGCCCCACATCGACCTGCCGTTCGACCATGCGGAGTTGCCGGGGAACGCCTGCTGGTCTCCCCTGGCGCTGGACGCCGCACTGCTCCGGGTGGACACGACCACGCCCCTCGACCTGCCGGACCTCGCCCGGTGGGTCCGGCACAACGGCTGA
- a CDS encoding putative dsRNA-binding protein, which translates to MTGINPKGDLIARLAALGLGTPTFDATSEGPPHDLTFHATVTAAGRVLGEGEGRSKREAERAAAEAALAALDAGPGTAEGSGAWPIYAPVLAEALEVALELADDDAALDDVRREAARLYRDLLADLGHGPGEG; encoded by the coding sequence ATGACGGGCATCAATCCCAAGGGGGACCTGATCGCGCGCCTCGCGGCGCTGGGGCTGGGCACGCCGACCTTCGACGCCACCTCGGAGGGCCCGCCCCACGACCTCACCTTCCACGCGACGGTGACGGCGGCGGGCCGCGTGCTGGGCGAGGGCGAGGGCCGCAGCAAACGCGAGGCCGAGCGCGCGGCGGCGGAGGCGGCCCTGGCGGCGCTGGACGCCGGGCCGGGAACAGCGGAGGGAAGCGGCGCGTGGCCCATCTACGCCCCCGTCCTCGCCGAGGCGCTGGAGGTGGCCCTCGAACTCGCGGACGATGACGCCGCGCTCGACGACGTGCGCCGCGAGGCCGCCCGCCTCTACCGCGACCTCCTCGCCGACCTCGGGCACGGGCCGGGGGAAGGGTGA
- a CDS encoding uracil-xanthine permease family protein, whose product MTQTADPAPPSAPTRPERRLVLGLQHSIAMFGATVLVPILVGLSPSVALFGAGVATLIFHLLTGGRVPIFLGSSFAFIAPTTLVVREFGPGAAAGGLIAAGAMYLLFSGLVKWFGTNRLLQVFPPVVTGPVIIVIGLGLSNVAVGQAKTNWWLALATLLAAVVASVFGRGLFRMIPILVGVVVGYLVALAAGQVTPDALAAIRAAPPLGLPDFHAPTLDWRAVAIIAPVAVVTFIEHVGDVIVNGRVVGQNFLQNPGLSRTLFADGIANMSSAALGGPAATTYAENTGVLALTRVYDPAVLRIGAVFAILFGCSPKLAAVLQSLPAGVLGGVSILLFGMIASVGIRTLAEARIDFAHSRNLIVVSLILVLGLGGAAFPIAVGGTTLTLSGMALAAVVGIVANLVLPAQRREVDGAEEGGRVLH is encoded by the coding sequence ATGACCCAGACTGCCGACCCCGCCCCGCCCTCCGCGCCGACTCGCCCGGAGCGCCGCCTCGTGCTGGGCCTCCAGCATTCCATCGCCATGTTCGGCGCGACCGTCCTCGTGCCCATCCTCGTCGGCCTCTCGCCCAGCGTGGCCCTCTTCGGCGCGGGGGTCGCCACCCTGATCTTCCACCTCCTCACGGGCGGGCGGGTGCCCATCTTCCTGGGGTCGAGCTTCGCCTTTATCGCGCCCACCACCCTGGTCGTCAGGGAATTCGGGCCGGGTGCGGCGGCGGGCGGGCTGATCGCCGCCGGGGCGATGTACCTGCTCTTCAGCGGGCTGGTGAAGTGGTTTGGCACGAACCGCCTCTTGCAGGTGTTCCCGCCCGTCGTCACCGGCCCCGTCATCATCGTGATCGGGTTGGGGCTGTCGAACGTGGCGGTGGGCCAGGCGAAGACGAACTGGTGGCTGGCCCTCGCCACCCTCCTCGCCGCCGTGGTCGCCAGCGTGTTCGGGCGCGGCCTTTTCCGCATGATCCCGATTCTGGTCGGCGTGGTCGTCGGGTACCTCGTCGCGCTCGCCGCCGGGCAGGTGACCCCGGACGCCCTCGCGGCCATCCGCGCCGCGCCCCCGCTCGGCCTGCCGGACTTCCACGCCCCGACCCTCGACTGGCGGGCGGTCGCCATCATCGCGCCGGTCGCCGTCGTGACCTTTATCGAGCATGTGGGGGACGTGATCGTCAACGGGCGGGTGGTCGGGCAGAACTTCCTGCAAAACCCGGGGCTCAGCCGCACCCTCTTCGCGGACGGCATCGCCAACATGAGCAGCGCCGCGCTCGGCGGCCCGGCGGCGACCACCTACGCGGAGAACACGGGCGTGCTGGCCCTCACCCGCGTCTATGACCCCGCCGTGCTGCGGATCGGGGCCGTGTTCGCCATCCTCTTCGGCTGCTCGCCCAAGCTCGCCGCCGTGTTGCAGAGTCTGCCAGCGGGTGTGCTGGGCGGCGTGTCCATCCTCCTTTTCGGGATGATCGCTTCCGTGGGCATCCGCACCCTGGCCGAGGCGCGGATCGACTTCGCGCACTCGCGCAACCTGATCGTGGTCAGCCTGATCCTGGTGCTGGGGCTGGGCGGGGCGGCCTTTCCCATCGCGGTGGGCGGGACGACCCTGACGCTTTCCGGCATGGCCCTCGCCGCCGTCGTCGGGATCGTCGCCAACCTCGTGCTTCCGGCGCAGCGGCGCGAGGTGGACGGGGCGGAGGAGGGAGGGCGGGTCTTGCACTGA
- a CDS encoding hydroxyacid-oxoacid transhydrogenase: protein MTAGEHETIFTIEATPVKFGAGAAHDAGWELARLGVRRAFVVVDPGVRGVAGPILESLRASGADLIEWDDVETEPSLDALNRAVAAAREANPDGFVAIGGGSAIDTAKVANLLTTHGGEIMDYVNPPVGGGRKPPSPLRPLLALPTTAGSGSEATTVAILDLPELGIKTGISHRTMRPTQAIVDPELTRSAPGAVIASAGLDVVCHAAESFLGRPYTSRPRPGSPDDRPPYQGSNPVADLWSAQAIRYGGEYLRRAVHDADDVEARGFMMLSATMAGVGFGSAGVHIPHACAYPLAGLRHVYRHPGYPGGKVFVPHGFSVIVTAPAAFRFTFDADPEKHVRAASFLTGEAYSPDDREALPNALISLMRDVGAPSGVRELGYAEADIPALVEGALKQQRLLAVAPKVPSGDDLAQILRDSMVNW, encoded by the coding sequence ATGACGGCTGGCGAACACGAGACGATCTTCACCATCGAGGCCACCCCCGTGAAGTTCGGGGCGGGCGCCGCGCACGACGCCGGGTGGGAACTCGCGCGCCTGGGCGTGCGCCGCGCCTTCGTGGTGGTGGACCCGGGGGTGCGGGGGGTGGCCGGTCCGATCCTGGAAAGCCTGCGCGCGTCCGGTGCCGATCTCATCGAGTGGGACGACGTGGAGACCGAGCCGAGCCTGGACGCGTTAAACCGGGCGGTGGCGGCCGCGCGCGAGGCCAACCCGGACGGTTTCGTCGCCATCGGCGGGGGCAGCGCCATCGACACGGCGAAGGTCGCCAACCTCCTCACCACCCACGGCGGCGAGATCATGGACTACGTGAATCCGCCCGTCGGCGGCGGCAGAAAACCGCCCTCGCCCCTGCGCCCCCTCCTCGCCCTCCCGACGACCGCGGGCTCGGGCTCCGAGGCGACGACGGTGGCGATCCTCGACCTGCCGGAACTGGGCATCAAGACCGGCATCAGCCACCGCACCATGCGCCCGACACAGGCCATCGTGGACCCGGAACTCACCCGCTCGGCGCCGGGGGCCGTCATCGCCTCGGCGGGGCTGGACGTGGTGTGCCACGCTGCCGAGAGCTTCCTGGGCCGCCCGTACACCAGCCGCCCCCGGCCCGGTAGTCCCGACGACCGCCCGCCCTATCAGGGGAGCAATCCGGTCGCCGACCTCTGGTCCGCGCAGGCGATCCGCTACGGGGGCGAGTACCTGCGCCGAGCTGTTCACGACGCGGACGACGTGGAGGCGCGCGGCTTCATGATGCTGAGCGCGACGATGGCGGGGGTCGGCTTCGGCTCGGCGGGCGTCCACATCCCGCACGCGTGCGCGTACCCGCTGGCGGGCCTCAGGCACGTCTACCGCCACCCCGGCTACCCCGGCGGGAAGGTCTTCGTGCCCCACGGCTTCTCCGTGATCGTGACCGCCCCCGCCGCCTTCCGCTTCACCTTCGACGCCGATCCGGAAAAGCACGTGCGGGCCGCGAGTTTCCTGACGGGCGAGGCGTACAGCCCGGACGACCGGGAAGCGTTGCCGAACGCCCTGATCTCGCTGATGCGCGACGTGGGGGCGCCGAGCGGCGTGCGCGAACTCGGGTACGCCGAGGCCGACATCCCCGCGCTGGTAGAGGGGGCCCTCAAGCAGCAGCGCCTCCTCGCCGTCGCGCCGAAGGTTCCGAGTGGAGACGATCTGGCGCAGATTCTCCGGGACTCGATGGTGAACTGGTAG
- a CDS encoding transglycosylase domain-containing protein: MRFFTGLGVLLLLGTAGAGGLWWMWGRDLPSVGDLDVLEFSGQTRVYDRTGKLVGTLTPTLGSGESVNRHLLQLGEISPPLQKAIVTSEDRRFFEHHGVDYIGIARGLLKGLLKNDLEGGSSITQQVIKNTLLADLKSARTPERKFKEAVLAYQLERSFNKQQILNAYLNVIYWGDGGRSDIVGAETAARAYFKKSASDLNLAESVYLTTLVPAPNKRYKDFKAYRPLMRDLLDRMVEDGRVTRGQANVAWRTPIYPAGWRIGWNSDGTVRSAVLERPGRLQENMPRPPVQSAFHYLQAVERELIPLIGRKALYGGGKVFTGMDLQAQQSAEQASLNARLPEGATLGMALVNPANGEALALVGQKLTGGRPGDWNNATQARRQVGSSIKPLLYTLALEKGWKQSDVVLDSPIVGDYQPQNYDGRWTGRYVTMRYALDHSLNLPTVRIAQEIGLNTFEAKLRDLGLNPPANAGLPLSIGTLEASPLQMAAAYATFANGGLYYAPSLVRRVEDGRGQLLYTRPTPQAKRVWDARTAWLGLDMIRGVVNDLTEYQGGLATRAQIPGWDVGGKTGTTNDVKDLWFAGVTPLVAGAVWVGKQAGGPLPNWAYSGEIPTPVWQQAVSGALAGRSRQAFREPGGVTYRVVRQVEMAFREEEADAEQVAHDGGRQESGGGGFFGRRNRYTAPTPQPQPEIVTEPPVVEVPVEPVPQEEVPVGEPPTDESFTGDQGGFDSGPPVDVPFPEEPEPQPEENPRVEQGLSEPGLTETPEALPPTEPEPLPEVTPGEEGTPGDFSPPPDGFFQNGEDGSGGQDAPPTY, encoded by the coding sequence ATGCGGTTTTTCACTGGCCTCGGTGTGCTGCTCCTGCTCGGAACGGCGGGGGCGGGCGGCCTGTGGTGGATGTGGGGGCGCGACCTGCCGAGCGTGGGGGACCTCGACGTGCTGGAGTTCAGCGGCCAGACCCGCGTGTACGACCGCACGGGCAAGCTCGTGGGGACGCTGACGCCCACCCTCGGCAGCGGCGAGAGCGTAAACCGTCACCTCCTGCAACTCGGCGAGATCAGCCCTCCCCTCCAGAAAGCCATCGTGACGAGCGAGGACCGCCGCTTCTTCGAGCACCACGGGGTCGATTACATCGGGATCGCGCGCGGGCTGCTCAAGGGCCTGCTGAAAAACGACCTGGAGGGCGGTTCTTCCATCACCCAGCAGGTCATCAAGAACACGTTGCTCGCCGACCTGAAGAGCGCGCGAACGCCCGAGCGTAAGTTCAAGGAGGCTGTCCTGGCCTACCAACTGGAGCGCAGCTTCAACAAACAGCAGATTCTGAACGCGTATCTGAACGTCATCTACTGGGGCGACGGGGGCCGCAGCGACATCGTGGGGGCCGAGACCGCCGCGCGGGCGTACTTCAAGAAGAGTGCCTCGGACCTCAACCTCGCCGAGAGCGTGTACCTCACGACCCTGGTGCCCGCGCCCAACAAGCGGTACAAGGATTTCAAGGCGTACCGGCCCCTGATGCGCGACCTCCTCGACCGCATGGTGGAGGACGGGCGGGTGACCCGCGGGCAGGCGAACGTCGCGTGGCGCACGCCGATCTACCCGGCGGGCTGGCGCATCGGCTGGAACAGCGACGGCACCGTGCGCTCCGCCGTGCTGGAGCGGCCCGGGAGGTTGCAGGAGAACATGCCCCGGCCCCCCGTGCAGTCGGCCTTCCACTACCTCCAGGCGGTCGAGCGCGAACTGATCCCCCTGATCGGGCGCAAGGCGCTGTATGGCGGCGGCAAGGTCTTCACCGGGATGGACCTCCAGGCCCAGCAGAGTGCCGAGCAGGCCAGCCTGAACGCGCGGCTGCCGGAGGGCGCGACCCTCGGTATGGCGCTCGTGAACCCGGCGAATGGGGAGGCGCTCGCGCTCGTCGGGCAAAAGCTCACGGGCGGGCGCCCGGGCGACTGGAACAACGCGACCCAGGCGCGGCGGCAGGTCGGCAGCTCGATCAAGCCGCTCCTGTACACCCTCGCGCTGGAGAAGGGCTGGAAGCAGAGCGACGTGGTGCTCGATTCTCCCATCGTGGGCGACTACCAGCCGCAGAACTACGACGGGCGCTGGACGGGCCGCTACGTGACGATGCGCTACGCCCTCGACCACAGCCTCAACCTCCCCACCGTCCGCATCGCGCAGGAGATCGGGCTGAACACCTTCGAGGCCAAGCTGCGCGACCTGGGCCTCAATCCTCCCGCAAACGCGGGCCTGCCCCTGAGCATCGGGACGCTGGAGGCGAGCCCGCTTCAGATGGCCGCCGCATACGCCACGTTCGCCAACGGCGGGCTCTACTACGCGCCCTCCCTGGTGCGGCGGGTGGAGGACGGGCGCGGCCAACTGCTCTACACCCGCCCGACGCCGCAGGCCAAACGGGTCTGGGACGCGCGGACGGCGTGGCTGGGGCTGGACATGATCCGGGGGGTGGTGAACGACCTCACCGAATACCAGGGCGGCCTCGCCACCCGCGCGCAGATTCCCGGCTGGGACGTGGGCGGCAAGACGGGCACCACGAACGACGTGAAGGACCTGTGGTTCGCGGGCGTGACGCCCCTGGTCGCGGGCGCCGTCTGGGTCGGCAAGCAGGCGGGCGGGCCGCTCCCGAACTGGGCCTACAGCGGCGAGATTCCCACCCCGGTCTGGCAGCAGGCGGTCTCGGGCGCTCTCGCCGGGCGGTCCCGGCAGGCTTTCCGCGAGCCCGGCGGCGTCACCTACCGGGTGGTGCGGCAGGTCGAGATGGCCTTCCGCGAGGAGGAGGCGGATGCCGAGCAGGTGGCCCACGACGGCGGCCGTCAGGAGAGCGGGGGAGGCGGCTTCTTCGGCAGGCGCAACCGCTACACGGCCCCGACCCCCCAACCCCAGCCCGAGATCGTTACCGAGCCGCCCGTGGTCGAGGTGCCCGTCGAACCCGTTCCCCAGGAGGAGGTGCCCGTCGGCGAGCCGCCCACCGACGAGAGCTTCACCGGGGATCAGGGCGGCTTTGACAGCGGCCCCCCGGTGGATGTGCCCTTCCCGGAGGAACCCGAGCCCCAACCCGAGGAGAACCCGCGCGTCGAGCAGGGGCTTTCCGAACCGGGCCTCACCGAAACTCCCGAGGCGCTGCCGCCGACCGAGCCCGAGCCGTTGCCTGAGGTCACGCCCGGTGAGGAAGGCACCCCCGGCGACTTCTCCCCGCCGCCCGACGGCTTCTTCCAGAACGGCGAGGACGGAAGCGGCGGCCAGGACGCCCCACCCACGTACTGA
- a CDS encoding HAD family hydrolase — MSLKLPTRPAGVLFDMDGVLMSNNPWHRQAWQEVAAELLGLTLSPHDLDTKVDGGRNPEIIERLTGKAPDADLAMRFHVAKETRYRDLARGQLREVAGLGEYLNALEERGVPFALVTSADAVNVEFGMEALGVGHRFGPRVLGEHVTRGKPHPEPFERGAALLGLDPKDCLAHEDAVNGVRSAAGAGCTVVALTTTASSEVLLAAGATVTVPDFTRWREWLA; from the coding sequence GTGAGCCTCAAGCTCCCCACCCGCCCGGCGGGCGTCCTGTTCGACATGGACGGCGTGCTCATGAGCAACAACCCCTGGCACCGTCAGGCCTGGCAGGAGGTCGCCGCCGAGTTGCTCGGCCTGACGCTCAGCCCCCACGACCTCGACACCAAGGTGGACGGCGGGCGCAACCCCGAGATCATCGAGCGGCTGACCGGAAAGGCACCCGACGCGGACCTGGCGATGCGTTTCCACGTCGCCAAGGAGACCCGTTACCGGGACCTGGCGCGCGGGCAGCTCCGGGAAGTCGCGGGCCTGGGCGAGTACCTGAACGCGCTGGAGGAGCGCGGCGTCCCCTTCGCCCTCGTCACCAGCGCGGACGCCGTGAACGTCGAGTTCGGCATGGAGGCGCTGGGCGTCGGGCACCGCTTCGGGCCGCGCGTGCTGGGCGAACACGTCACGCGCGGCAAGCCCCACCCCGAGCCCTTCGAGCGGGGGGCGGCGCTGCTCGGCCTCGATCCTAAAGACTGCCTCGCCCACGAGGACGCGGTGAATGGGGTCAGGAGCGCGGCGGGCGCGGGCTGCACGGTCGTGGCGCTGACGACGACGGCTTCCTCCGAGGTCCTGCTCGCGGCGGGGGCGACGGTGACCGTTCCCGACTTCACCCGCTGGCGCGAATGGCTGGCTTGA
- a CDS encoding YraN family protein, producing the protein MKGADAEDRAAAYLQALGREVVARNYRMPGGEIDLITREGETLVFTEVRQRKNARFGGAAESVTARKLALMHRAALTYLTREHGRDDLPCRLEVLTIDGAAQTGRVTLIPLDGA; encoded by the coding sequence TTGAAGGGCGCCGACGCCGAGGACCGGGCCGCCGCGTATCTGCAAGCCCTGGGGCGGGAGGTCGTGGCCCGCAACTACCGTATGCCGGGTGGGGAGATCGACCTGATCACCCGCGAGGGCGAGACGCTCGTCTTCACCGAGGTCCGGCAGCGGAAGAACGCCCGCTTCGGGGGCGCCGCCGAGAGCGTCACCGCGCGCAAGCTCGCCCTGATGCACCGCGCCGCCCTGACCTACCTCACCCGCGAGCATGGCCGCGACGACCTCCCCTGCCGCCTGGAGGTGCTGACCATCGACGGCGCGGCGCAGACGGGGAGGGTCACGCTGATCCCGCTGGACGGCGCGTAG